A single Anopheles funestus chromosome 2RL, idAnoFuneDA-416_04, whole genome shotgun sequence DNA region contains:
- the LOC125761079 gene encoding dedicator of cytokinesis protein 4 isoform X2, whose product MIWSPTSNKYGVAIHNWHGDVTHGLALDVGDCVEILEETAYWFRGTCPRKPRKVGLFPKSYIHLKDLSKVDPVVAECTLVLREWSEIWKRLFVEREEYKFTSLRKVMLALLESRRELLSSTLTQDQTYELQMKVISKIDWGNRKLGLDLVPRSGTLAVDPQKIGIVSLHQVHVNSAENAKAASNRGTLRRKAGKKIHTHHLYFCMRDFGHRIGDDAEIYFYLYDGNTNRMRALSERFLVRIARDGFSTYVETSHNCTIFTDLGSSDLNQDLYLIANVMRVGKMLHSESVKKGDKLTTTTHAYRRPYGVGVLPLSEIAQFDYSVESEEKEFSFKIFQCEEKDYHQLHELIIKKASGKFQPINASTQGHYGLVVSMKLLHGEISQAKLEQPILFQGTAITKKIGFPDVIMPGDVRNDLFLTLERGEFERVGISTAKNIEITALVLDENGRVVQECIAIASGSPLQAYYKSMVLYHNNSPAWNETIRMFVPIDKFSKAHVRFEFRSCSTRDKSDPKLFGFSFARLMETGGATIADGAHELYVYKCEDPLKVQPNVYLRLPCSAGDRQALGDSPSSYHRSSKEAFYVRTILCSTKLTQNGDLLSLLQWRNRPEGIQDSLQRVLRLHNEELIKFLQDVLDALFALFSTDDGNSTPHSGLVFHVLVNIFSLMQSSKFQHFKPVMDAYIRNHFAAPLVYQGLLSSVQHLADWLTTTDNLEPIVQCFSSLEFIFKLIIQSRKLFAHASGGQYEDKFKNDLFSVFLSLNGMLAVPSTTQILATQEALLSNAGVVFEQLRTIITRPELETLVKSMLDAVPKDAQPPLIQAKLKSIKDMVSGQLFQDDELRSVILNIACKHLRIHLARRDELRLCSEILAEVLIKLYEAKAKTGEKPSNAIHHDLDTLFANIFPILLQTINVLSNGGNENLVCSLFAVKLGLLQLLDESHYQRMWDRQQCGSSPTGGGSIVGGKELRDFIQQCLAIFKDILEQDWMIFSKDWLVMKMAANDVLRRTLEELAKPLVYRFLGPQSFDSQLWWSYFSVAVIFLTQPSLQIEQYHETKRRKILSTHGDMRVMMGFQILSMWAQLGEHKLHFIPSMVGPFLEVTLVPEPALRKATFTVFYDMMQCEQVSRGSFRLVESELIDKLDLLISENKGDDEYRELFSTILLERVQTENPSWRESGIAFISSVTRLLERLLDYRSVMQGDENRDKRMTCTVNLLNFYNDEINRKEMYVRYIYKLLDLHLGAENYVEAGLTLKLYADMLSWDSENISDESNGPREWEQKEKIYKNIISYFDKGKCWEKGIPLCKELAMFYERKRFDYNRLSDVLVQEAKFFQNILTQLRPEPEYFRVGYYGTGFPSFVRNKQFIYRGLEYERIGAFIQRLQTEFPTALILDKKQYPPDSSILNSPEQRFHVVNVRPIADPYHLKSAKVTVPEKISKYYEVNDVTRFQYDRPVHKGTVDKDNEFKSLWIVRTIYETAQPLPGILRWFEVSKTSEHELTPVEFACETIANVNKELSDLIVQYRLDPKRNLNPFTMRLQGSVDANVNGGFSKYQDAFFSERFAKSTEGRDQSVHVQRLKRLIFEQMQILRQALELHRSLAPEQVLPLHNRLSEAFLELEKSTSEWKTNINIPTKPLPPLPIGQQQQQGGASDSCMGPNGGKLSMMNGGAQELAYFPEDYDGTYMSVNKKALSLSGIVPMTALTSSPVPHIPPRDSTGGLILPAVCSPTAPPLPPRGHTPDKRSSNPMPFTEYVEQQQLQQHSLPGKNRQKKYSLYEISLNDSGNYGSPRNLSEFRQGFYRDSGISTSTQELNNLNVASSSGATGGQHAISQGAESCAQTPPHQHYHQPMAIPSTVTPHDDYNIIANGNTLPAMAQPSIRGHQKTNSNPEAYQSIPMMNSGSSPSTGTAQPPPPPIPPKSATLHHQHSLPVVSIGAGPANNNNNNNNNSISLPFHSQGAHAQQHLPQPHYHHQRNQSLNLSTNSSSDGEQLSLNDISPAPPPMFNDNFSDSFSDDCDNPVPSSQHSKLTPSPGRSGGSGGAACVGAPSGYNATLNGTSSGDGTLELSSITTTTTTTTIISLRRDDEDEIFY is encoded by the exons AAAACTTGGCTTAGATCTTGTACCTCGATCAGGCACACTAGCAGTAGATCCGCAGAAAATTGGAATAGTATCACTGCACCAGGTACACGTAAACAGTGCTGAAAATGCGAAGGCTGCATCG AACCGAGGAACTCTTCGGCGAAAAGCGGGTAAAAAAATCCATACGCATCATTTATACTTTTGCATGCGTGATTTTGGACACCGGATAGGAGATGATGCCGAAATCTATTTCTACCTGTACGATGGCAACACGAATCGTATGCGTGCCCTGTCGGAACGATTTCTGGTACGGATAGCGCGTGACGGTTTTTCGACGTACGTGGAAACAAGCCATAATTGTACCATCTTCACCGATCTTGGATCGTCCGATTTAAACCAGGACCTATACCTGATTGCAAACGTAATGCGTGTAGGCAAAATGTTGCACTCGGAATCGGTAAAGAAAGGTGACAAACTCACAACTACGACACACGCCTATCGACGACCTTACGGCGTTGGCGTGCTACCACTGAGTGAAATAGCCCAGTTTGATTACAGCGTCGAGTCGGAGGAAAAGGAGTTCAGCTTTAAGATTTTCCAGTGCGAGGAGAAAGACTACCACCAATTGCACGAGCTAATTATTAAGAAGGCAAGCGGGAAATTTCAACCAATCAACGCTAGCACCCAGGGTCACTATGGATTGGTGGTGTCCATGAAGCTACTGCATGGAGAAATTAGTCAAGCAAAGCTGGAGCAGCCGATCCTGTTTCAGGGAACTGCCATAACCAAGAAAATAGGCTTCCCCGATGTGATCATGCCGGGCGATGTACGTAACGATCTGTTTCTCACACTGGAAAGAGGTGAGTTCGAGCGTGTCGGCATCAGCACGGCAAAGAACATAGAGATCACGGCATTGGTGCTGGATGAAAATGGACGTGTGGTGCAGGAATGTATAGCGATCGCTTCCGGTAGTCCCCTGCAAGCGTATTACAAATCGATGGTACTGTATCACAACAACTCACCGGCATGGAATGAAACGATCCGGATGTTCGTGCCGATTGATAAGTTTAGCAAGGCGCACGTTCGCTTCGAGTTCCGCAGCTGCTCGACGAGGGATAAATCCGATCCGAAGCTGTTTGGGTTTAGCTTCGCACGGCTTATGGAAACAGGCGGGGCGACCATCGCCGATGGAGCCCACGAGTTATACGTATACAAATGCGAGGACCCGCTGAAGGTACAACCGAACGTGTATTTACGACTACCTTGTTCTGCTGGTGACCGGCAAGCGCTGGGTGATTCACCTTCCTCATACCACCGTAGTTCGAAGGAAGCCTTTTACGTGCGCACGATCCTTTGCTCAACGAAACTGACCCAAAATGGAGATTTACTATCACTGCTGCAGTGGCGTAATCGACCGGAGGGCATTCAAGATTCGTTGCAACGCGTGTTGCGGCTGCACAATGAAGAACTGATCAAGTTCCTGCAGGACGTCCTGGATGCCCTGTTTGCGCTGTTTTCTACCGACGATGGTAACAGCACCCCTCACTCGGGCCTTGTGTTTCACGTACTAGTCAACATATTTAGTCtgatgcaaagtagcaaatttcaacattttaagCCGGTGATGGACGCTTACATACGCAACCATTTCGCAGCTCCACTCGTATACCAAGGATTACTCTCGTCGGTACAGCATCTGGCAGACTGGTTGACAACTACAGACAATCTGGAGCCAATCGTACAGTGCTTTAGTTCGCTGGAATTTATCTTCAAACTCATCATTCAATCGCGCAAACTGTTTGCGCACGCATCGGGAGGCCAATATGAGGACAAGTTTAAAAATGATCTGTTTTCGGTTTTCCTGTCGCTGAATGGCATGCTCGCAGTGCCAAGCACAACACAAATCCTAGCGACACAGGAAGCGCTACTCAGTAATGCAGGAGTGGTGTTTGAGCAGCTGCGTACCATCATAACCCGGCCGGAGCTGGAAACGCTTGTCAAATCCATGCTCGACGCTGTTCCGAAGGACGCTCAGCCACCTTTAATACAAGCAAAACTGAAGTCAATCAAGGATATGGTTTCCGGGCAGCTTTTCCAAGACGACGAACTACGTTCCGTCATATTGAACATCGCCTGCAAACATCTTCGTATCCATTTAGCTCGTCGTGATGAGCTACGACTCTGTTCGGAAATTCTCGCTGAAGTGCTGATCAAGCTGTATGAAGCAAAAGCGAAAACCGGTGAAAAACCATCTAACGCCATTCACCACGATCTGGACACGTTGTTTGCGAACATCTTTCCCATCCTGCTACAAACAATCAATGTACTGAGTAATGGTGGGAACGAGAATCTCGTGTGCTCTTTGTTTGCGGTAAAGTTAGGTCTGCTGCAGCTGCTAGATGAATCGCACTATCAACGCATGTGGGACCGACAACAGTGTGGCAGCAGCCCGACGGGTGGTGGATCGATCGTCGGCGGAAAAGAACTGCGCGATTTCATTCAGCAATGTTTGGCCATCTTTAAGGACATACTCGAACAGGACTGGATGATTTTTTCCAAAGACTGGTTGGTGATGAAAATGGCCGCCAACGACGTGTTGCGGCGAACGTTGGAGGAATTAGCAAAGCCACTAGTTTACCGATTCCTCGGTCCTCAATCGTTCGATTCACAACTATGGTGGTCGTACTTCAGCGTCGCTGTTATTTTTCTCACCCAACCATCGCTGCAGATCGAACAGTACCACGAGACGAAGCGCCGCAAAATATTGAGTACGCACGGTGATATGCGCGTTATGATGGGCTTTCAAATATTGAGCATGTGGGCGCAACTCGGCGAACACAAATTGCACTTTATTCCGTCGATGGTAGGACCATTTTTGGAGGTCACACTTGTTCCAGAACCAGCGTTACGGAAGGCTACTTTTACGGTATTCTACGACATGATGCAGTGCGAACAG GTTTCGCGTGGATCGTTTCGACTGGTAGAAAGCGAACTGATCGACAAGTTGGATTTGCTTATAAGTGAAAACAAGGGGGACGATGAATACCGGGAACTGTTCAGCACTAT ACTGTTAGAACGGGTGCAAACGGAAAATCCGTCTTGGCGCGAGTCGGGCATTGCGTTCATCTCCTCCGTCACTCGTCTGCTGGAGCGATTGCTTGATTATCGTAGCGTTATGCAGGGCGATGAGAATCGGGACAAACGTATGACCTGCACGGTCAATTTGCTCAACTTCTACAACGACGAGATCAATCGAAAGGAAATGTACGTACGCTACATCTACAAGCTGTTGGATCTGCATCTGGGTGCGGAAAATTATGTCGAAGCGGGTTTGACGCTGAAGCTGTACGCTGATATGCTATCCTGGGACAGTGAAAATATTTCGGATGAATCGAACGGCCCACGGGAATGGGAACAGAAGGAAAAgatttataaaaat ATCATCAGCTATTTCGACAAGGGCAAATGTTGGGAAAAGGGTATCCCACTGTGCAAGGAACTGGCGATGTTTTACGAGCGTAAACGTTTCGATTACAACCGGCTGAGTGATGTGCTGGTGCAGGAAGCtaaattctttcaaaacaTACTCACGCAACTGCGCCCAGAGCCGGAATACTTTCGCGTTGGCTACTACGGAACAGGATTTCCATCGTTTGTTAGA AACAAACAATTCATTTATCGTGGACTGGAGTACGAACGGATTGGTGCATTTATACAGCGACTCCAGACCGAATTCCCTACTGCTCTCATTCTGGACAAGAAGCAATATCCACCAGACAGCTCAATATTGAATTCGCCTGAACAACGCTTCCATGTCGTAAATGTACGACCGATCGCCGATCCGTACCATTTGAAAAGTGCCAAAGTGACCGTCCCGGAAAAGATTTCCAAGTACTATGAAGTGAACGACGTTACGCGGTTCCAGTACGATCGCCCTGTACACAAGGGCACGGTTGACAAAGACAATGAATTCAAGTCTCTGTGGATTGTAAGAACAATCTACGAAACGGCTCAACCTTTGCCGGGCATCTTGCGATGGTTTGAAGTCAGCAAGAC ATCGGAGCATGAGTTAACGCCGGTTGAGTTTGCCTGCGAAACAATTGCTAATGTGAACAAGGAGCTATCCGATCTGATCGTTCAGTATCGTCTTGATCCGAAGCGCAACCTGAACCCGTTCACAATGCGTTTGCAAGGATCGGTGGATGCGAATGTAAACGGTGGCTTCAGCAAATATCAGGATGCTTTCTTTTCGGAGCGCTTCGCCAAATCGACCGAGGGCCGTGACCAAAGTGTGCACGTGCAGCGACTGAAGCGGTTGATATTCGAACAGATGCAAATACTGCGTCAGGCATTGGAACTTCATCGCAGCCTTGCTCCGGAACAGGTGCTCCCGTTGCACAACCGGTTGTCGGAGGCGTTTCTCGAATTGGAGAAGAGCACGTCCGAATGGAAGACCAATATTAACATTCCAACAAAACCACTGCCGCCGCTACCGATtggtcaacagcagcagcaaggtGGTGCTAGCGACTCATGTATGGGGCCAAACGGTGGTAAGCTGTCCATGATGAATGGTGGAGCACAAGAGTTGGCTTACTTCCCGGAGGACTATGATGGCACGTACATGTCTGTCAACAAGAAAGCGCTCTCGCTATCAGGAATCGTCCCTATGACAGCGTTGACTTCCTCTCCGGTTCCGCATATTCCTCCACGCGATAGCACCGGTGGCTTGATACTGCCTGCCGTGTGTTCCCCTACGGCTCCACCATTACCGCCGCGTGGCCACACGCCGGACAAGCGTAGTTCCAATCCGATGCCATTTACAGAATACGTagagcagcaacagctgcaACAGCACAGTTTGCCGGGGAAGAACCGGCAGAAAAAGTACTCCCTGTACGAAATATCTCTCAACGACAGTGGCAATTACGGTAGTCCGCGAAATCTGAGCGAGTTCAGGCAAGGGTTCTATCGCGATTCGGGCATTTCCACCAGCACCCAGGAATTGAACAATCTCAATGTAGCATCGTCCTCTGGGGCAACAGGTGGACAACACGCAATATCACAGGGAGCAGAAAGTTGTGCCCAAACACCACCACATCAGCACTATCATCAGCCAATGGCAATTCCATCCACCGTAACGCCACACGACGATTACAACATCATCGCAAACGGAAACACTCTGCCGGCAATGGCACAGCCATCGATCCGTGGCCATCAAAAGACGAACTCCAATCCCGAAGCGTACCAAAGCATTCCAATGATGAATTCCGGGTCATCCCCTTCGACCGGTACGGCGCAACCTCCACCACCGCCAATTCCGCCCAAGTCGGCAACGCTGCACCATCAGCACTCCCTACCAGTCGTGAGCATCGGAGCAGGGCCcgccaataataataataataacaataataacagcATTTCCCTCCCCTTCCATTCGCAAGGGGCTCATGCGCAGCAGCATTTACCACAGCCCCACTACCATCACCAGCGCAATCAGTCACTTAACCTGAGCACCAACAGTTCGTCAGATGGGGAGCAGTTAAGCTTGAACGACATCAGCCCAGCACCGCCACCGATGTTTAATGACAATTTTAGCGACTCCTTTAGCGACGATTGTGACAATCCGGTACCGTCCAGCCAACACTCCAAACTGACACCTAGTCCGGGACGCTCGGGAGGATCCGGTGGGGCGGCATGTGTTGGCGCACCGTCCGGTTACAACGCTACGCTTAACGGAACGTCGTCAGGCGATGGAACGTTGGAGCTTAGTTCCATCACAACGACCACCACAACAACCACCATCATTTCCTTACGTCGGGACGATGAAGACGAAATATTTTACTAA